A single window of Gambusia affinis linkage group LG18, SWU_Gaff_1.0, whole genome shotgun sequence DNA harbors:
- the tdrd7b gene encoding tudor domain-containing protein 7B isoform X1, whose amino-acid sequence MVAPKDWSWIRLHQSKMTEVELVKRTLHAIVQANRGGVSLSRLQSDYKELTGDQIQHQEMGHVQVEALLASTSSVRMERGGSGETVYFSSGAKEAAHTAKVVARQRSSKRTGRHHLVNTQMRVKPAVPLVLNAKPQTSLRQPNHRGRGRGAGAGRGAGHGDFRQTRDLRDVLSEARSGVHPCRLSSQYKAYKRGNLPTERPDKRMILPTRFQKEMQAHLSRNPQQTGPPVNLNESFGRGRGNPYNPQQVQSRIREILAKYSNGFWVSKLPQIYRELYRQDLPSEAIKDLETWTHICIVEKTCGSNSSELLLYPATEQSNTPAPSQTVNNSTTSPAEASPVQKRPHINPLARSGSRSPQFPPSPPSPPSPPSPRSSPSSQSPQSSSWSPSPPSSPAALSPDLKQRLEELLMKYSSGLWAHALPKLFQDTYKIKLPGYVLENLDLLSDICTINYPMSDNPQRAILYRRSSAGGEDENCNRRSSSASEEELNVRTELRRSLSNHEVPTLQIPKEEYPSVLVMEATNTNTVILRYIGEAYSMAQDSMEDEMREFYGLDKSQQAPLSSTFSGQLVAVRAEEEEEILRAQICEVMSDKVKVYYVDHGFSEVISKSKVLELHEKFFKLPFQATKCKLAGLEPFCQEPVVLKTFEAMASGRILLAEILERGPVPLVVLYDTSQDDDVNINAACLKSLQDKTLASPLQVNSAYMNVTVSSVCSDGTIYCQLPSRGLAKLNETLKKIENYFHTQVTSEFLVSRPFCGKECLARYKGKWSRVEITNLHGSRVLDILFVDMGVQASVEVFELREIPPLFLRDLVSIPPQAVKCCLADLAVSVGSWSSDAVQWLREKVLNTSDCSMKVAKVDETKHCVCVHLFTDKNFLDPARSLNHQMAQSDLFKQKPDVFLISHSPTKISTNPFSSKTSSSSDSTSGSPTSASVPAKPHPRRTLSGPKEGGNTATTSPPRTPSSPSDLLQLPPLLELPQVGHNMDVYVSVACHPGHFVLQPWRDMYKLVVLMGEMILSYNKTEEKPFKVEKNQIYAAKIENNWHRVLVKGVLTNGLVSVYELDYGKHELVSCSQLRTLTKKFRQLPFQGIQAQLAGVKQRLWSEEASIVFRNHVEKKPLVAQLEATQDAVNPWDRKLSVFLVDTSHEEHDIWIHDIMAEFADEQSNEL is encoded by the exons ATGGTAGCTCCAAAGGATTGGAGTTGGATACGTCTGCACCAGAGTAAA ATGACTGAAGTGGAGTTGGTGAAACGGACGCTGCATGCCATCGTCCAGGCCAACAGAGGTGGAGTGTCATTGTCCCGACTGCAGTCGGATTACAAGGAGCTGACCGGAGACCAGATCCAGCACCAAGAGATGGGACATGTCCAAGTGGAGGCTCTGCTAGCCAGCACGTCCTCTGTTCGCATGGAGAGGGGAGGTTCTGGGGAG AcggtttatttttcctctggAGCCAAGGAGGCAGCACATACAGCCAAGGTGGTGGCCCGACAACGCAGCTCCAAGAGAACCGGCCGACACCACCTGGTCAACACCCAGATGAGAGTTAAACCGGCGGTTCCTCTAGTCCTCAATG CTAAACCCCAAACCTCTCTGAGGCAGCCAAACCACCGAGgccgaggaagaggagcaggcgCCGGCCGTGGAGCTGGACATGGGGACTTCAGACAGACAAGAGACTTGAGGGATGTCCTGTCAGAGGCTCGATCTGGGGTACATCCTTGCAGGCTGTCCAGTCAGTACAAAGCCTATAAGAGAGGGAACCTACCGACAGAAAG ACCAGACAAGAGGATGATCCTCCCGACGCGGTTTCAGAAGGAGATGCAAGCTCACCTTTCCAGAAATCCACAACAGACCGGCC CACCAGTGAATCTAAACGAGAGCTTTGGCCGGGGCAGAGGAAACCCTTACAACCCTCAGCAGGTTCAGAGTCGCATCAGAGAGATTTTGGCCAAGTACAGCAATGGCTTCTGGGTGTCCAAACTGCCTCAGATCTACAGAGAGCTGTACAGACAGGACCTGCCCTCAGAGGCCATCAAAGACCTGGAGACCTGGACCCACATATGCATT gtgGAGAAAACCTGTGGTAGTAACTCCTCAGAGCTGCTCCTCTACCCCGCCACGGAACAGTCCAACACACCCGCCCCTTCCCAGACCGTTAACAACTCCACCACCTCGCCTGCTGAAGCCTCCCCAGTCCAGAAGAGGCCCCACATCAACCCTCTGGCTCGATCTGGCTCCCGGTCTCCACAGTTTCCCCCATCCCCTCCTTCCCCTCCTTCCCCTCCATCTCCCCGGTCTTCCCCGTCCTCCCAGTCTCCCCAGTCTTCCTCTTGGTCTCCCAGCCCTCCTTCCTCCCCAGCAGCCCTCAGCCCTGATCTGAAGCAGagactggaggagctgctgatgAAGTACTCCAGTGGTCTGTGGGCCCATGCACTGCCCAAGCTCTTCCAGGACACATACAAA ATTAAACTCCCCGGATATGTGCTGGAGAACCTTGACCTCCTCTCTGACATTTGCACCATCAACTATCCGATGTCTGACAACCCCCAGCGTGCCATCCTGTACAGGCGGAGCAGCGCTGGAGGGGAGGATGAGAACTGCAATAGGAGGAGCTCGTCTGCCAGTGAAGAGGAGCTGAACGTGAGGACTGAGCTGAGGAGGAGTCTCAGCAACCACGAGGTGCCGACTCTGCAGATCCCCAAGGAGGAATATCCCTCCGTTCTGGTGATGGAGGCCACCAACACCAACACTGTTATACTGAG GTACATCGGCGAGGCTTACTCAATGGCACAGGACTCCATGGAGGACGAGATGAGGGAGTTTTATGGCTTAGACAAAAGCCAGCAAGCCCCTCTGTCTTCTACTTTCTCAGGCCAACTCGTCGCAGTCCgggctgaggaagaggaggagatccTGAGGGCACAAATTTGTGAAGTCATGTCTGACAAAGTCAAG GTCTACTATGTGGACCACGGCTTCTCAGAGGTGATCAGTAAAAGCAAAGTGTTGGAGCTGCATGAGAAGTTTTTCAAGCTGCCTTTCCAGGCAACCAAGTGTAAGCTAGCAG GCCTGGAGCCGTTCTGCCAGGAGCCCGTGGTTCTGAAGACGTTTGAGGCGATGGCGAGCGGACGGATCCTCCTGGCCGAAATCTTAGAGCGAGGTCCCGTCCCTCTGGTGGTCCTGTACGACACGTCTCAGGACGATGATGTGAACATCAATGCCGCCTGCTTGAAATCCCTACAGGACAAGACGCTAGCGAGTCCGTTACAG GTGAACAGCGCCTATATGAATGTGACCGTCAGCAGTGTTTGCTCCGATGGGACCATTTACTGCCAGCTTCCCTCCAGAGGACTCGCTAAGCTGAATGAGACATTGAAGAAAATAGAGAATTACTTCCACACACAG GTGACGTCAGAATTTCTGGTATCCAGGCCTTTTTGTGGGAAAGAATGTCTGGCTCGCTATAAAGGCAAATGGTCTCGTGTTGAG ATCACCAACCTGCACGGCAGCCGAGTGTTGGACATCCTGTTCGTAGACATGGGCGTCCAGGCTTCCGTAGAGGTGTTTGAGCTCAGAGAGATCCCGCCGCTGTTCCTCCGTGATCTCGTCTCCATCCCACCTCAG GCTGTGAAGTGCTGCCTAGCAGACCTGGCGGTCAGTGTGGGGTCCTGGTCTTCAGATGCTGTCCAGTGGCTTCGAGAGAAAGTGCTAAACACCTCGGACTGCAGCATGAAG GTTGCCAAAGTGGATGAAACCAAGCACTGCGTCTGTGTCCACCTGTTCACCGACAAGAACTTCCTCGACCCGGCCCGCAGCCTCAACCACCAGATGGCCCAGTCCGACCTGTTCAAGCAGAAACCAGATGTCTTCCTGATCAGCCACAG CCCGACCAAGATTTCCACAAACCCGTTTTCCTCCAAGACCTCGAGCAGCAGTGACTCCACCAGTGGCAGTCCGACGTCGGCTTCTGTCCCAGCCAAGCCTCATCCCAGGAGGACGCTGTCCGGACCTAAAGAAGGAGGAAACACAGCGACCACCAGCCCTCCTAGAACACCATCATCACCTTCAGACCTCCTCCAGCTGCCACCACTGCTAGAGCTACCCCAAGTCG GACACAATATGGATGTGTACGTGTCTGTGGCGTGTCATCCAGGACACTTTGTGCTGCAGCCCTGGAGAGACATGTACAAACTGGTGGTGCTGATGGGAGAAATGATACTTTCCTACAATAAAACTGAGGAGAAACCATTTAAAGTGGAGAAGAATCAGATTTATGCTGCTAAAATTGAAAACAA TTGGCACCGTGTGTTGGTGAAGGGAGTTCTGACCAACGGGCTGGTTTCTGTTTATGAGCTGGACTATGGTAAACATGAGCTGGTCAGCTGCAGCCAGCTCCGGACGCTGACCAAGAAGTTCAGACAGCTGCCGTTCCAGGGCATCCAGGCTCAGCTGGCTG GAGTGAAGCAGCGACTGTGGTCAGAGGAAGCCTCCATCGTTTTCAGGAACCATGTGGAGAAGAAACCTCTGGTGGCCCAGCTGGAGGCCACGCAGGACGCCGTCAACCCATGGGACAGGAAGCTGAGCGTCTTCCTGGTGGACACCTCGCACGAGGAACACGACATCTGGATTCACGACATCATGGCTGAGTTTGCAGATGAGCAGAGCAACGAGCTGTAG
- the tdrd7b gene encoding tudor domain-containing protein 7B isoform X2, with product MYLLKKMTEVELVKRTLHAIVQANRGGVSLSRLQSDYKELTGDQIQHQEMGHVQVEALLASTSSVRMERGGSGETVYFSSGAKEAAHTAKVVARQRSSKRTGRHHLVNTQMRVKPAVPLVLNAKPQTSLRQPNHRGRGRGAGAGRGAGHGDFRQTRDLRDVLSEARSGVHPCRLSSQYKAYKRGNLPTERPDKRMILPTRFQKEMQAHLSRNPQQTGPPVNLNESFGRGRGNPYNPQQVQSRIREILAKYSNGFWVSKLPQIYRELYRQDLPSEAIKDLETWTHICIVEKTCGSNSSELLLYPATEQSNTPAPSQTVNNSTTSPAEASPVQKRPHINPLARSGSRSPQFPPSPPSPPSPPSPRSSPSSQSPQSSSWSPSPPSSPAALSPDLKQRLEELLMKYSSGLWAHALPKLFQDTYKIKLPGYVLENLDLLSDICTINYPMSDNPQRAILYRRSSAGGEDENCNRRSSSASEEELNVRTELRRSLSNHEVPTLQIPKEEYPSVLVMEATNTNTVILRYIGEAYSMAQDSMEDEMREFYGLDKSQQAPLSSTFSGQLVAVRAEEEEEILRAQICEVMSDKVKVYYVDHGFSEVISKSKVLELHEKFFKLPFQATKCKLAGLEPFCQEPVVLKTFEAMASGRILLAEILERGPVPLVVLYDTSQDDDVNINAACLKSLQDKTLASPLQVNSAYMNVTVSSVCSDGTIYCQLPSRGLAKLNETLKKIENYFHTQVTSEFLVSRPFCGKECLARYKGKWSRVEITNLHGSRVLDILFVDMGVQASVEVFELREIPPLFLRDLVSIPPQAVKCCLADLAVSVGSWSSDAVQWLREKVLNTSDCSMKVAKVDETKHCVCVHLFTDKNFLDPARSLNHQMAQSDLFKQKPDVFLISHSPTKISTNPFSSKTSSSSDSTSGSPTSASVPAKPHPRRTLSGPKEGGNTATTSPPRTPSSPSDLLQLPPLLELPQVGHNMDVYVSVACHPGHFVLQPWRDMYKLVVLMGEMILSYNKTEEKPFKVEKNQIYAAKIENNWHRVLVKGVLTNGLVSVYELDYGKHELVSCSQLRTLTKKFRQLPFQGIQAQLAGVKQRLWSEEASIVFRNHVEKKPLVAQLEATQDAVNPWDRKLSVFLVDTSHEEHDIWIHDIMAEFADEQSNEL from the exons ATGTATCTattaaaaaag ATGACTGAAGTGGAGTTGGTGAAACGGACGCTGCATGCCATCGTCCAGGCCAACAGAGGTGGAGTGTCATTGTCCCGACTGCAGTCGGATTACAAGGAGCTGACCGGAGACCAGATCCAGCACCAAGAGATGGGACATGTCCAAGTGGAGGCTCTGCTAGCCAGCACGTCCTCTGTTCGCATGGAGAGGGGAGGTTCTGGGGAG AcggtttatttttcctctggAGCCAAGGAGGCAGCACATACAGCCAAGGTGGTGGCCCGACAACGCAGCTCCAAGAGAACCGGCCGACACCACCTGGTCAACACCCAGATGAGAGTTAAACCGGCGGTTCCTCTAGTCCTCAATG CTAAACCCCAAACCTCTCTGAGGCAGCCAAACCACCGAGgccgaggaagaggagcaggcgCCGGCCGTGGAGCTGGACATGGGGACTTCAGACAGACAAGAGACTTGAGGGATGTCCTGTCAGAGGCTCGATCTGGGGTACATCCTTGCAGGCTGTCCAGTCAGTACAAAGCCTATAAGAGAGGGAACCTACCGACAGAAAG ACCAGACAAGAGGATGATCCTCCCGACGCGGTTTCAGAAGGAGATGCAAGCTCACCTTTCCAGAAATCCACAACAGACCGGCC CACCAGTGAATCTAAACGAGAGCTTTGGCCGGGGCAGAGGAAACCCTTACAACCCTCAGCAGGTTCAGAGTCGCATCAGAGAGATTTTGGCCAAGTACAGCAATGGCTTCTGGGTGTCCAAACTGCCTCAGATCTACAGAGAGCTGTACAGACAGGACCTGCCCTCAGAGGCCATCAAAGACCTGGAGACCTGGACCCACATATGCATT gtgGAGAAAACCTGTGGTAGTAACTCCTCAGAGCTGCTCCTCTACCCCGCCACGGAACAGTCCAACACACCCGCCCCTTCCCAGACCGTTAACAACTCCACCACCTCGCCTGCTGAAGCCTCCCCAGTCCAGAAGAGGCCCCACATCAACCCTCTGGCTCGATCTGGCTCCCGGTCTCCACAGTTTCCCCCATCCCCTCCTTCCCCTCCTTCCCCTCCATCTCCCCGGTCTTCCCCGTCCTCCCAGTCTCCCCAGTCTTCCTCTTGGTCTCCCAGCCCTCCTTCCTCCCCAGCAGCCCTCAGCCCTGATCTGAAGCAGagactggaggagctgctgatgAAGTACTCCAGTGGTCTGTGGGCCCATGCACTGCCCAAGCTCTTCCAGGACACATACAAA ATTAAACTCCCCGGATATGTGCTGGAGAACCTTGACCTCCTCTCTGACATTTGCACCATCAACTATCCGATGTCTGACAACCCCCAGCGTGCCATCCTGTACAGGCGGAGCAGCGCTGGAGGGGAGGATGAGAACTGCAATAGGAGGAGCTCGTCTGCCAGTGAAGAGGAGCTGAACGTGAGGACTGAGCTGAGGAGGAGTCTCAGCAACCACGAGGTGCCGACTCTGCAGATCCCCAAGGAGGAATATCCCTCCGTTCTGGTGATGGAGGCCACCAACACCAACACTGTTATACTGAG GTACATCGGCGAGGCTTACTCAATGGCACAGGACTCCATGGAGGACGAGATGAGGGAGTTTTATGGCTTAGACAAAAGCCAGCAAGCCCCTCTGTCTTCTACTTTCTCAGGCCAACTCGTCGCAGTCCgggctgaggaagaggaggagatccTGAGGGCACAAATTTGTGAAGTCATGTCTGACAAAGTCAAG GTCTACTATGTGGACCACGGCTTCTCAGAGGTGATCAGTAAAAGCAAAGTGTTGGAGCTGCATGAGAAGTTTTTCAAGCTGCCTTTCCAGGCAACCAAGTGTAAGCTAGCAG GCCTGGAGCCGTTCTGCCAGGAGCCCGTGGTTCTGAAGACGTTTGAGGCGATGGCGAGCGGACGGATCCTCCTGGCCGAAATCTTAGAGCGAGGTCCCGTCCCTCTGGTGGTCCTGTACGACACGTCTCAGGACGATGATGTGAACATCAATGCCGCCTGCTTGAAATCCCTACAGGACAAGACGCTAGCGAGTCCGTTACAG GTGAACAGCGCCTATATGAATGTGACCGTCAGCAGTGTTTGCTCCGATGGGACCATTTACTGCCAGCTTCCCTCCAGAGGACTCGCTAAGCTGAATGAGACATTGAAGAAAATAGAGAATTACTTCCACACACAG GTGACGTCAGAATTTCTGGTATCCAGGCCTTTTTGTGGGAAAGAATGTCTGGCTCGCTATAAAGGCAAATGGTCTCGTGTTGAG ATCACCAACCTGCACGGCAGCCGAGTGTTGGACATCCTGTTCGTAGACATGGGCGTCCAGGCTTCCGTAGAGGTGTTTGAGCTCAGAGAGATCCCGCCGCTGTTCCTCCGTGATCTCGTCTCCATCCCACCTCAG GCTGTGAAGTGCTGCCTAGCAGACCTGGCGGTCAGTGTGGGGTCCTGGTCTTCAGATGCTGTCCAGTGGCTTCGAGAGAAAGTGCTAAACACCTCGGACTGCAGCATGAAG GTTGCCAAAGTGGATGAAACCAAGCACTGCGTCTGTGTCCACCTGTTCACCGACAAGAACTTCCTCGACCCGGCCCGCAGCCTCAACCACCAGATGGCCCAGTCCGACCTGTTCAAGCAGAAACCAGATGTCTTCCTGATCAGCCACAG CCCGACCAAGATTTCCACAAACCCGTTTTCCTCCAAGACCTCGAGCAGCAGTGACTCCACCAGTGGCAGTCCGACGTCGGCTTCTGTCCCAGCCAAGCCTCATCCCAGGAGGACGCTGTCCGGACCTAAAGAAGGAGGAAACACAGCGACCACCAGCCCTCCTAGAACACCATCATCACCTTCAGACCTCCTCCAGCTGCCACCACTGCTAGAGCTACCCCAAGTCG GACACAATATGGATGTGTACGTGTCTGTGGCGTGTCATCCAGGACACTTTGTGCTGCAGCCCTGGAGAGACATGTACAAACTGGTGGTGCTGATGGGAGAAATGATACTTTCCTACAATAAAACTGAGGAGAAACCATTTAAAGTGGAGAAGAATCAGATTTATGCTGCTAAAATTGAAAACAA TTGGCACCGTGTGTTGGTGAAGGGAGTTCTGACCAACGGGCTGGTTTCTGTTTATGAGCTGGACTATGGTAAACATGAGCTGGTCAGCTGCAGCCAGCTCCGGACGCTGACCAAGAAGTTCAGACAGCTGCCGTTCCAGGGCATCCAGGCTCAGCTGGCTG GAGTGAAGCAGCGACTGTGGTCAGAGGAAGCCTCCATCGTTTTCAGGAACCATGTGGAGAAGAAACCTCTGGTGGCCCAGCTGGAGGCCACGCAGGACGCCGTCAACCCATGGGACAGGAAGCTGAGCGTCTTCCTGGTGGACACCTCGCACGAGGAACACGACATCTGGATTCACGACATCATGGCTGAGTTTGCAGATGAGCAGAGCAACGAGCTGTAG
- the tdrd7b gene encoding tudor domain-containing protein 7B isoform X3, which produces MTEVELVKRTLHAIVQANRGGVSLSRLQSDYKELTGDQIQHQEMGHVQVEALLASTSSVRMERGGSGETVYFSSGAKEAAHTAKVVARQRSSKRTGRHHLVNTQMRVKPAVPLVLNAKPQTSLRQPNHRGRGRGAGAGRGAGHGDFRQTRDLRDVLSEARSGVHPCRLSSQYKAYKRGNLPTERPDKRMILPTRFQKEMQAHLSRNPQQTGPPVNLNESFGRGRGNPYNPQQVQSRIREILAKYSNGFWVSKLPQIYRELYRQDLPSEAIKDLETWTHICIVEKTCGSNSSELLLYPATEQSNTPAPSQTVNNSTTSPAEASPVQKRPHINPLARSGSRSPQFPPSPPSPPSPPSPRSSPSSQSPQSSSWSPSPPSSPAALSPDLKQRLEELLMKYSSGLWAHALPKLFQDTYKIKLPGYVLENLDLLSDICTINYPMSDNPQRAILYRRSSAGGEDENCNRRSSSASEEELNVRTELRRSLSNHEVPTLQIPKEEYPSVLVMEATNTNTVILRYIGEAYSMAQDSMEDEMREFYGLDKSQQAPLSSTFSGQLVAVRAEEEEEILRAQICEVMSDKVKVYYVDHGFSEVISKSKVLELHEKFFKLPFQATKCKLAGLEPFCQEPVVLKTFEAMASGRILLAEILERGPVPLVVLYDTSQDDDVNINAACLKSLQDKTLASPLQVNSAYMNVTVSSVCSDGTIYCQLPSRGLAKLNETLKKIENYFHTQVTSEFLVSRPFCGKECLARYKGKWSRVEITNLHGSRVLDILFVDMGVQASVEVFELREIPPLFLRDLVSIPPQAVKCCLADLAVSVGSWSSDAVQWLREKVLNTSDCSMKVAKVDETKHCVCVHLFTDKNFLDPARSLNHQMAQSDLFKQKPDVFLISHSPTKISTNPFSSKTSSSSDSTSGSPTSASVPAKPHPRRTLSGPKEGGNTATTSPPRTPSSPSDLLQLPPLLELPQVGHNMDVYVSVACHPGHFVLQPWRDMYKLVVLMGEMILSYNKTEEKPFKVEKNQIYAAKIENNWHRVLVKGVLTNGLVSVYELDYGKHELVSCSQLRTLTKKFRQLPFQGIQAQLAGVKQRLWSEEASIVFRNHVEKKPLVAQLEATQDAVNPWDRKLSVFLVDTSHEEHDIWIHDIMAEFADEQSNEL; this is translated from the exons ATGACTGAAGTGGAGTTGGTGAAACGGACGCTGCATGCCATCGTCCAGGCCAACAGAGGTGGAGTGTCATTGTCCCGACTGCAGTCGGATTACAAGGAGCTGACCGGAGACCAGATCCAGCACCAAGAGATGGGACATGTCCAAGTGGAGGCTCTGCTAGCCAGCACGTCCTCTGTTCGCATGGAGAGGGGAGGTTCTGGGGAG AcggtttatttttcctctggAGCCAAGGAGGCAGCACATACAGCCAAGGTGGTGGCCCGACAACGCAGCTCCAAGAGAACCGGCCGACACCACCTGGTCAACACCCAGATGAGAGTTAAACCGGCGGTTCCTCTAGTCCTCAATG CTAAACCCCAAACCTCTCTGAGGCAGCCAAACCACCGAGgccgaggaagaggagcaggcgCCGGCCGTGGAGCTGGACATGGGGACTTCAGACAGACAAGAGACTTGAGGGATGTCCTGTCAGAGGCTCGATCTGGGGTACATCCTTGCAGGCTGTCCAGTCAGTACAAAGCCTATAAGAGAGGGAACCTACCGACAGAAAG ACCAGACAAGAGGATGATCCTCCCGACGCGGTTTCAGAAGGAGATGCAAGCTCACCTTTCCAGAAATCCACAACAGACCGGCC CACCAGTGAATCTAAACGAGAGCTTTGGCCGGGGCAGAGGAAACCCTTACAACCCTCAGCAGGTTCAGAGTCGCATCAGAGAGATTTTGGCCAAGTACAGCAATGGCTTCTGGGTGTCCAAACTGCCTCAGATCTACAGAGAGCTGTACAGACAGGACCTGCCCTCAGAGGCCATCAAAGACCTGGAGACCTGGACCCACATATGCATT gtgGAGAAAACCTGTGGTAGTAACTCCTCAGAGCTGCTCCTCTACCCCGCCACGGAACAGTCCAACACACCCGCCCCTTCCCAGACCGTTAACAACTCCACCACCTCGCCTGCTGAAGCCTCCCCAGTCCAGAAGAGGCCCCACATCAACCCTCTGGCTCGATCTGGCTCCCGGTCTCCACAGTTTCCCCCATCCCCTCCTTCCCCTCCTTCCCCTCCATCTCCCCGGTCTTCCCCGTCCTCCCAGTCTCCCCAGTCTTCCTCTTGGTCTCCCAGCCCTCCTTCCTCCCCAGCAGCCCTCAGCCCTGATCTGAAGCAGagactggaggagctgctgatgAAGTACTCCAGTGGTCTGTGGGCCCATGCACTGCCCAAGCTCTTCCAGGACACATACAAA ATTAAACTCCCCGGATATGTGCTGGAGAACCTTGACCTCCTCTCTGACATTTGCACCATCAACTATCCGATGTCTGACAACCCCCAGCGTGCCATCCTGTACAGGCGGAGCAGCGCTGGAGGGGAGGATGAGAACTGCAATAGGAGGAGCTCGTCTGCCAGTGAAGAGGAGCTGAACGTGAGGACTGAGCTGAGGAGGAGTCTCAGCAACCACGAGGTGCCGACTCTGCAGATCCCCAAGGAGGAATATCCCTCCGTTCTGGTGATGGAGGCCACCAACACCAACACTGTTATACTGAG GTACATCGGCGAGGCTTACTCAATGGCACAGGACTCCATGGAGGACGAGATGAGGGAGTTTTATGGCTTAGACAAAAGCCAGCAAGCCCCTCTGTCTTCTACTTTCTCAGGCCAACTCGTCGCAGTCCgggctgaggaagaggaggagatccTGAGGGCACAAATTTGTGAAGTCATGTCTGACAAAGTCAAG GTCTACTATGTGGACCACGGCTTCTCAGAGGTGATCAGTAAAAGCAAAGTGTTGGAGCTGCATGAGAAGTTTTTCAAGCTGCCTTTCCAGGCAACCAAGTGTAAGCTAGCAG GCCTGGAGCCGTTCTGCCAGGAGCCCGTGGTTCTGAAGACGTTTGAGGCGATGGCGAGCGGACGGATCCTCCTGGCCGAAATCTTAGAGCGAGGTCCCGTCCCTCTGGTGGTCCTGTACGACACGTCTCAGGACGATGATGTGAACATCAATGCCGCCTGCTTGAAATCCCTACAGGACAAGACGCTAGCGAGTCCGTTACAG GTGAACAGCGCCTATATGAATGTGACCGTCAGCAGTGTTTGCTCCGATGGGACCATTTACTGCCAGCTTCCCTCCAGAGGACTCGCTAAGCTGAATGAGACATTGAAGAAAATAGAGAATTACTTCCACACACAG GTGACGTCAGAATTTCTGGTATCCAGGCCTTTTTGTGGGAAAGAATGTCTGGCTCGCTATAAAGGCAAATGGTCTCGTGTTGAG ATCACCAACCTGCACGGCAGCCGAGTGTTGGACATCCTGTTCGTAGACATGGGCGTCCAGGCTTCCGTAGAGGTGTTTGAGCTCAGAGAGATCCCGCCGCTGTTCCTCCGTGATCTCGTCTCCATCCCACCTCAG GCTGTGAAGTGCTGCCTAGCAGACCTGGCGGTCAGTGTGGGGTCCTGGTCTTCAGATGCTGTCCAGTGGCTTCGAGAGAAAGTGCTAAACACCTCGGACTGCAGCATGAAG GTTGCCAAAGTGGATGAAACCAAGCACTGCGTCTGTGTCCACCTGTTCACCGACAAGAACTTCCTCGACCCGGCCCGCAGCCTCAACCACCAGATGGCCCAGTCCGACCTGTTCAAGCAGAAACCAGATGTCTTCCTGATCAGCCACAG CCCGACCAAGATTTCCACAAACCCGTTTTCCTCCAAGACCTCGAGCAGCAGTGACTCCACCAGTGGCAGTCCGACGTCGGCTTCTGTCCCAGCCAAGCCTCATCCCAGGAGGACGCTGTCCGGACCTAAAGAAGGAGGAAACACAGCGACCACCAGCCCTCCTAGAACACCATCATCACCTTCAGACCTCCTCCAGCTGCCACCACTGCTAGAGCTACCCCAAGTCG GACACAATATGGATGTGTACGTGTCTGTGGCGTGTCATCCAGGACACTTTGTGCTGCAGCCCTGGAGAGACATGTACAAACTGGTGGTGCTGATGGGAGAAATGATACTTTCCTACAATAAAACTGAGGAGAAACCATTTAAAGTGGAGAAGAATCAGATTTATGCTGCTAAAATTGAAAACAA TTGGCACCGTGTGTTGGTGAAGGGAGTTCTGACCAACGGGCTGGTTTCTGTTTATGAGCTGGACTATGGTAAACATGAGCTGGTCAGCTGCAGCCAGCTCCGGACGCTGACCAAGAAGTTCAGACAGCTGCCGTTCCAGGGCATCCAGGCTCAGCTGGCTG GAGTGAAGCAGCGACTGTGGTCAGAGGAAGCCTCCATCGTTTTCAGGAACCATGTGGAGAAGAAACCTCTGGTGGCCCAGCTGGAGGCCACGCAGGACGCCGTCAACCCATGGGACAGGAAGCTGAGCGTCTTCCTGGTGGACACCTCGCACGAGGAACACGACATCTGGATTCACGACATCATGGCTGAGTTTGCAGATGAGCAGAGCAACGAGCTGTAG